The genomic interval AATTTTCAACGTTTTAATAGAGATGTACAAAGGACAACGTTTTAATGAAGGCATGGAATGAACTTGCAGAAAGGTGCAGAAAGTCTATGAGTCAACACTGCTCTTTCTCATACAAATTCCACATGCAATGCACACCACACacattttctctatctctttcCACAAATATGGACACCTTCAACAAATCCTATCATAATTTTTCTGGAAAAactgtgttttcattttttcactGATAAAGATTGGGAAGAATTTTGAAAGGATGTTTCCATTGAGAAGAGTTATGGCATTCTATATGATGAGTGAGGTATTATCTGTGATTTGTCACGCCATGCCTCCTTCTTCCATCATTCAGGAACGACAGGCTTTGCTCCACAGTGGTTGGTGGAATGATTATCTAAATATCTCAGATCATTGTTATTGGCCGGGTATCTTTTGCAACAAAACTCTAAGAAGTGTTACTGATATTGACAGTGGGTCCATGAAGATTCCTTCGTCAAAAGAATTGCTTTGGATTGAGAAGTTGAACGTCACTGCCTTCCCCAATTTAGTCTATCTGCATCTATCTGGAATGGGTCTTAGAGGAACCATCCCCACAGAAATAGGCTCTCTTAGATACCTTGCCTCTCTTGATTTGTCCAACAATGGTCTCCAAGGTAAGTTATTGCAATTCTCTTGATTGTGTTATCCCTTACTAATTCTGCCAATAGGAGAATATAATCTCTTTCTTGTTCTCATCTAATTGCAGGTTCAATCCCTCCTACTTTAGGTCGATTGGAGAACTTAGTACGTCTCTACCTTCATTCTAATCAAATAGAAGGTGACATACCTGAGCATTTAGGAAATTTGTCCAAATTAGAAGTTTTGCAACTATCTCATAACAAAATTTCGGGTTTATTACCTCCAAAACTTTTGCAAATGAACAAAATGTCCTCTTTAAATCTCTCGTCAAATCAATTATGTGGTTCAATCCCATTAAAAACCATGAGCTGTCCCTTTGCTACAATAGTTGATTTGAGTCATAACTTGTTTAATGGAAGCATAACCTCTCAAATTGGTTGTGTAAATGACCTTAATCTTAGTCACAATTTTATTGTGGGTGAGATTCCATCTCCTTTTACATGGAGCTCCGAACTTAGACGATTGGATCTGAGTTATAATAATCTTTCAGGTAAAGTACACCGGGAACTTTCTAGTCTATCATACATAAACCTTGCATACAATTCCTTGAACTTCTCACAAGACCTTGACTCAAAATGGAAGGTACCAGACTATTGTTTTTTCAAGGAAGACTCGTTAATTGATGATAACCACATGCAGAATTTCACATATTGCCACTTGATGAACCACACGAATCCTCAAACTAGAAAAAGTAATCCCATGATCTTGTTAATTGTTCTTCCTataattttcttcaatcttTTTGTACTCCTTCCATTAATATATTTCTCAAGATGTATTCCTAAGAAAAAATATGGAGGAATATCAACAAAGAATGGAGACTTGTTTTCTATATGCAATTATGATGGTAAAATTGCATTTGAGGATATCATTGAAGCAACTGAAGACTTTGACCTCAAGCATTGTATTGGGACAGGCGGATATGGTAGTGTTTATAGAGCACAATTACCCAGTGGTAACGTTGTAGCATTAAAAAAGCTTCATCGAATGGAATCTCAAAATCCATCTTTCAACAGAAGTTTCCACAATGAGGTGAAAATGTTAACGGGAATTCGTCATAGAAACATTGTAAAGCTTCATGGCTTTTGCCTCCACAATCAATTCATGTTTCTTATCTATCAATACATGGAAAGAggtagtttattttatattttgaataatgatATGGAAGTTCATGAGTTGAATTGGAATAAAAGGGTAAATGTCATTAAAGGGTTGGCACAAGCTTTAAGCTACATGCATCATGATTGTACCACACCAATTGTTCATCGAGATGTAACAAGTAGTAATGTTCTATTAAACTCACAATTAGAGGCTTGTCTCTCAGACTTTGGCACAGCTAGACTATTGGATCCTGATTCTTCAAATCAAACCTTGGTAGTTGGCACTTATGGCTACATTGCCCCAGGTGAATGTCATTTTCTATTACAAAaccacaatattttttataaatgttgtaataatatattttgataagtTAGTTaactttcttcatttctttgtcTACAACAGAGCTTGCTTATACGTTGAGTGTGACAGAAAAATGTGATGTTTATAGTTTTGGGATAGTGACTTTGGAGACATTAATGGGAAAACATCCTAGGGAGTTAATCTCAACTTTATCAAACCCAATAACTCAAAATATGTTGGTGAAAGATCTCTTGGATTCACGTCTTCCTCCTCCTCATGAGAAAGATGCTCAAGATGTAAATCTTGTGATAAATGTAGCATTATCATGTTTGTGCTCCAAACCAAACTTGAGGCCATCAATGCAACAAGTGGTTGAGAAACTCTCTAGTTTTAAATTTCCATTAGATTCGCCTTTCCATGAAGTTTTCATCCGTCAAGTGATGAGCCAAGACATATTTCATCTTTCATCCAAGTTTTAAGAATGAACTCTAATGAGCCAAAGTTATGGGAAGTAACAATGTTTTGCATATTTAGACAAGAGTAAGAAATTATCGGTCACTAAATGCAACAAATTTAGGTGATTGTTGTTTTGTTCTagtttactttaataatttctttgCTATTTTGGTTTacctttatttgtttatattgtgACTAATCATGTAACCATTCACCTTTCTCATAATAAAATTTCAGGTTTAATACATCCAAAACTTTTGCAAATGGGTATAATATCCTCTTTTTAAATCTTCGTGACTTTTTTCTCCACAATCGGTGCATGCTTCAGGTATATCAATACACAAAAAGagatagtttattttatattttgatccATCAATTGATGAGTTCATACATACGTTACCTTTCATCCAAGTGTCAAGAATGAACTCTAACCAGTAAAAGTTAAGGGATGTGATAAGACTTTGCATATCAAGAACAAGTAAGAAATTTTCCTTGCTTGAATGCAGAAAATGcattttttgcatttttgagTTTACATTATCTTCACCCTTTTGGTTTACttttgtttcattatagcatgattttttatgatattgtgAAGAGACAATTATCTATCTCCCAACTAATAATCAAGCTACTTCACCTTTATACTAGTACTTCACcgttatttttattagaaattgaaGTAGAGTAATAAATTATGACAAAGTTGATGGTTATTTTTGACcagttattaaattaaacataatatattttaaaattataatcaagTGATTATTAgcattaattaatgttttttatcactccaccattttcattattttttatacataattatatttttttacttcacAAATTTCATAAGTTTTAAAGGTGTCAAAATGGGTTCAAATACATGAGTGAATCTAAGTCATCATAGTTTCAAATTggattaacttaaaaaaaacctaatttgtttaaatataatcaaattaaaccctacTTACTTAATTCGCAAATTAAACTGGTTTATGCCATGTTAGAGGTGTAATGATATGTAATCTACAAACAACCTTTTAAGATTTTTCagtataattatttactattttcaaGTAATGTAGATTgacaatttaactttttttttaaattagagtGTTGTTAAAGAATGTTTAGATGATTTAGATgtgtgatttatttattttgctatttatattatagtttgataatttgattttcacttatatatttatattaatgtgTGACGAAATAAGTTAACATTTTGATTGTACAATTACGAATAGATGAGTGAGATTAATTTACTTTAGTtgtaatacaataaatatataaaataaattacaaaatgaaatcaaatttaagtcaATTAGTTCACCTAATCCATTAACTTGTGATAGATcaagttaaattataaaatttctaatCTATGAATAAATAAATCGGTTGAGTTAACTCATTTTCAGAATTAGAAtgagtcatttttatttttatttatgtaaatagtagttttggttttttataacatttgtctttttttttttctttctaaaattaaaaattatattttttattacactaTATTCCACAAAAAgtcaaataatcaattttaagtCATGTCTTGAGTAATAATAATTCAACGAGaagtcaaaaaattatttaacgagaagtcaaataataattttaagtcATGTATCCTGTTAAACAACAAATCAAGTAATTGTCCGGAGTAATAtactttttagaaaaaactttttaaacttatataattttttatttattcatctaATATGGATGTTGAAGATTACAATTagtgattttgaattttaaaaggataaaaataaagaaaattattgtatttatattaaaccattttcttttgtattttgtagcaattatttcaaaatttataagggtgatttttttttatgaggattaaaaatcaaaactttcttaggaattaaaaaactaaattaataagcCTATTTCCAAAAAAAAGAGTTTATGAGAGACAGGAgagttactccctccaccatTCCAAGTGTTCTCTATacctcttcattatttttttaattttaaaaataccctacgttaatttaacttttaccAAAATCTAGCACTCAATATTGCTGAGAAAGACTCTCATTTATGTTTATAACCAAACCATATCCAAGGTTGACAAGATGGTAGAACGAGAAAAAGTGAAAGGAAATCTTCTAGTTTATGGCTACCATGACCCTGAAGCTTTTGTTCATTCCATTCAAAAGCCTAGGGTGATAATAATACTAGTTAAGGCTGGGGCACCTGCTGACCAAACCATTAAGACCCTGTCTGCATTCTAGGTAATTTTAGGAAGATGATTCACAAAATGGAACAGAGGTGAACATTCCTTCGTTGACGACACCCTTAATCCGAAACACCATGATATTCGTGTGTTCTAACTTCATCCctcttctcctttctctctttctttcttcttccaccaAACCCTCATCCAAAACGACACACTTTTCTTTCGTTTTAGCTTCACCACCTTTCACTCTCGTGCCTTTCACTTTCTTATCGCTTGACTCGTTGTCGAACCTGGGAGATCGTCAAAGAGATGAAAACCCAATGTCCCCATCAAATTAAcgaataatataaaattgtttaataaaggCTTAATTGCTTATTTAGTCCCTAAGTTGGGGTCTGAATTTTCATCTTGTCTccggttttaaaaatgaagctaTTTTGTCcccatgtttttaattttgagtgcaatcagtcccttccgttaagtagctAACAATAGCGTTAAATGTTAACTGATGTGGCAAATGAGTTATCTAGCGTGGATCTTCGGATATAAATACAACCACTGAAGCT from Vigna radiata var. radiata cultivar VC1973A chromosome 9, Vradiata_ver6, whole genome shotgun sequence carries:
- the LOC106774252 gene encoding probable leucine-rich repeat receptor-like protein kinase At1g35710; its protein translation is MFPLRRVMAFYMMSEVLSVICHAMPPSSIIQERQALLHSGWWNDYLNISDHCYWPGIFCNKTLRSVTDIDSGSMKIPSSKELLWIEKLNVTAFPNLVYLHLSGMGLRGTIPTEIGSLRYLASLDLSNNGLQGSIPPTLGRLENLVRLYLHSNQIEGDIPEHLGNLSKLEVLQLSHNKISGLLPPKLLQMNKMSSLNLSSNQLCGSIPLKTMSCPFATIVDLSHNLFNGSITSQIGCVNDLNLSHNFIVGEIPSPFTWSSELRRLDLSYNNLSGKVHRELSSLSYINLAYNSLNFSQDLDSKWKVPDYCFFKEDSLIDDNHMQNFTYCHLMNHTNPQTRKSNPMILLIVLPIIFFNLFVLLPLIYFSRCIPKKKYGGISTKNGDLFSICNYDGKIAFEDIIEATEDFDLKHCIGTGGYGSVYRAQLPSGNVVALKKLHRMESQNPSFNRSFHNEVKMLTGIRHRNIVKLHGFCLHNQFMFLIYQYMERGSLFYILNNDMEVHELNWNKRVNVIKGLAQALSYMHHDCTTPIVHRDVTSSNVLLNSQLEACLSDFGTARLLDPDSSNQTLVVGTYGYIAPELAYTLSVTEKCDVYSFGIVTLETLMGKHPRELISTLSNPITQNMLVKDLLDSRLPPPHEKDAQDVNLVINVALSCLCSKPNLRPSMQQVVEKLSSFKFPLDSPFHEVFIRQVMSQDIFHLSSKF